A portion of the Bifidobacterium sp. ESL0800 genome contains these proteins:
- a CDS encoding sugar ABC transporter permease: MDRAVARNGGDVTAKENKKALSRRNFLKGIAFVAPALIILAVFVFYPAVQTFLTSLTTDRINSKGMFVGLRNYVKLFGNADFRTDVINTLFYAVLYAPLVVIVALLFALLLNRKDLKFVGFFRTFMFLPYVISMTVAAIAWDFILSPSLGLVPYWVGKITGIQHMDLLGTSSTAMITIVLITVWKNFGYFMVIFLAGLQGISQELYEAAALDGVNAWQKFRYITVPALRPTFVYIMIFGLIGSFQVFDQVFIMTSGGPDRATETIVYRIYTEAFGNGKLGYASALSYVLLIMTLIVGLCVLVNNARHEKEEIA, from the coding sequence ATGGACAGAGCAGTCGCCCGCAATGGCGGGGACGTGACGGCGAAAGAGAACAAAAAAGCGCTCTCGCGCCGTAACTTCCTCAAGGGCATCGCATTTGTTGCCCCAGCGTTAATCATTCTTGCAGTATTCGTCTTTTATCCGGCGGTGCAGACGTTCCTGACGTCGTTGACCACCGACCGTATCAATTCCAAGGGCATGTTCGTCGGGTTGCGCAACTACGTCAAGTTGTTCGGCAACGCCGACTTCCGTACGGACGTCATCAACACCTTGTTCTATGCAGTGCTTTACGCCCCGCTTGTGGTGATTGTGGCCCTGCTCTTTGCATTGCTGCTCAACCGTAAGGATCTGAAGTTCGTCGGATTCTTCCGCACGTTCATGTTCCTGCCCTACGTCATTTCGATGACCGTCGCGGCCATCGCATGGGACTTCATCCTTTCACCGTCGCTCGGCCTGGTGCCGTATTGGGTCGGCAAGATTACCGGCATCCAGCACATGGATTTGCTCGGCACCAGTTCCACGGCCATGATCACCATCGTGCTGATCACCGTTTGGAAGAATTTCGGCTACTTCATGGTCATCTTCCTGGCTGGCCTGCAGGGCATCTCGCAGGAACTCTATGAGGCCGCCGCGCTCGATGGCGTCAACGCCTGGCAGAAGTTCCGCTATATCACCGTTCCTGCGCTGCGCCCGACGTTTGTCTACATCATGATCTTCGGCCTCATCGGTTCCTTCCAGGTCTTCGATCAGGTCTTCATCATGACTTCCGGCGGCCCTGACCGCGCCACCGAGACCATCGTCTATCGTATCTACACTGAAGCGTTCGGCAACGGCAAACTTGGCTACGCGTCCGCGCTGTCGTACGTGCTGCTCATTATGACGCTTATCGTCGGCCTGTGCGTGCTGGTCAACAACGCACGTCATGAGAAGGAGGAAATCGCATGA
- a CDS encoding carbohydrate ABC transporter permease, whose translation MSNATDTPVSGLSLSAEAMVRNEKANAENARLRKRARFRRRFGLFWSYVALALITFLMIFPLLVVVLVSFTPKDITETWPPKLIPSAFTLANYTSLFQRLPIGREMINAAVFACAVTIFSVFFDSLAAYGLSRIDFKGRTVLLDILIATMMIPAMALLIPVYKLLASMGLVNSYWGIIIPRMADVGGIFLLRQFFISIPKDLDNAARIDGAGELRIFFQIILPNSVPALLTITMFNLMGNWNDLLWPLIMTSRPETRTITVGLAMLTGHGSSVTPYGVVMAGALISALPLVIVFFFIQKRFVEGIAMTGMK comes from the coding sequence ATGAGTAACGCCACTGATACTCCTGTTTCTGGTCTGTCGCTGTCCGCGGAAGCGATGGTGCGCAATGAAAAGGCCAACGCCGAAAACGCACGTCTGCGCAAGAGGGCAAGGTTCCGTCGCCGTTTTGGGCTCTTCTGGAGCTATGTCGCGCTGGCGCTGATCACGTTCCTGATGATCTTCCCGCTGCTCGTGGTCGTTCTCGTATCCTTCACGCCGAAGGACATCACCGAGACCTGGCCGCCAAAACTCATTCCGAGCGCGTTCACGTTGGCCAATTACACGTCGCTGTTCCAGAGGCTCCCGATCGGCCGCGAAATGATCAACGCCGCGGTCTTCGCCTGCGCGGTAACCATCTTCTCGGTCTTCTTCGATTCGCTCGCCGCCTATGGCCTCTCGCGTATCGATTTCAAGGGACGCACGGTCCTGCTCGACATCCTCATCGCCACGATGATGATTCCTGCCATGGCCCTGCTGATCCCGGTCTACAAGCTGCTGGCCAGCATGGGTCTGGTCAATAGCTACTGGGGCATCATCATTCCTCGTATGGCCGATGTGGGCGGCATCTTCCTGCTGCGGCAGTTCTTCATCTCCATTCCAAAAGACCTGGATAACGCGGCGCGTATCGATGGCGCCGGCGAACTGCGCATCTTCTTCCAGATCATCCTGCCGAACTCGGTTCCGGCCCTGCTCACGATCACGATGTTCAACCTGATGGGCAACTGGAACGATCTGCTCTGGCCGTTGATCATGACGTCGCGTCCCGAGACCCGCACGATCACCGTCGGTCTCGCCATGCTGACCGGCCATGGCTCGTCCGTGACCCCGTATGGCGTGGTGATGGCAGGTGCGTTGATTTCCGCGCTGCCGTTGGTCATCGTGTTCTTCTTCATCCAGAAGAGGTTCGTCGAGGGCATCGCCATGACAGGCATGAAGTAA
- a CDS encoding extracellular solute-binding protein, producing the protein MKIKKTLVAAVAMAMVAGLGLAGCGSSSNAKTEKTADGKVKITMWHGFSEADGKTLEKIVKNFNKSQNKYEIDAQLQPWSTIGETMVTKITSGDGPDIVTTGADNGQGWSIDGTFQCVTDFYNDAKYDTKNYIPNVVKQITFNVNGKTEKCGVPMGYAPTAVWYNTKMWQAAGLTENDYPKTWDQLLETAKKLTIPGKQYGMALSDSGWAPFLKGNGSGIYTTKGKVSINTPENKAFLEKMRDFYKAGYSLKGMDDTKARESFESGQSAMVIVGPWEDQAATDKHIEHDLFPVPDGNGTYVYPDGTKGSNTGSTGLYWWVTSQVKDSPKKQGIYDFMKYYNSKENQIMWSLGSAYPPNNTLVKDSDLSKRPLIAKIAKNTNHSYIGIAGLKGGFGDISASVDALTNNTARKDTDISQLLNTAQGKIKGYLDEYAED; encoded by the coding sequence ATGAAAATCAAAAAGACGCTCGTAGCGGCCGTCGCCATGGCGATGGTTGCCGGTCTCGGATTGGCTGGTTGCGGTTCTTCCAGCAATGCCAAGACCGAGAAAACGGCCGACGGAAAAGTGAAGATCACCATGTGGCACGGTTTCTCCGAGGCCGATGGAAAGACGCTCGAGAAGATCGTCAAGAACTTCAACAAGTCGCAGAACAAGTATGAGATCGATGCCCAGCTGCAGCCTTGGAGCACCATCGGCGAGACGATGGTCACCAAGATCACCTCCGGCGATGGCCCCGACATCGTGACCACCGGCGCCGACAACGGACAGGGCTGGTCGATCGACGGAACGTTCCAGTGCGTCACGGACTTCTACAATGACGCGAAGTATGACACCAAGAACTACATCCCGAACGTCGTCAAGCAGATCACCTTCAACGTCAACGGCAAGACCGAGAAGTGCGGCGTCCCGATGGGCTATGCGCCGACCGCCGTCTGGTACAACACCAAGATGTGGCAGGCCGCTGGCTTGACCGAGAACGACTACCCGAAGACTTGGGACCAGCTGCTCGAAACCGCCAAGAAGCTGACCATTCCGGGCAAGCAGTACGGCATGGCCCTCTCCGATTCCGGCTGGGCCCCGTTCCTGAAGGGCAACGGCTCCGGCATCTACACCACCAAGGGCAAGGTCTCCATCAACACCCCGGAGAACAAGGCGTTCCTCGAGAAGATGCGTGATTTCTACAAGGCTGGCTACAGCCTCAAGGGCATGGACGACACCAAGGCCCGTGAATCCTTCGAGTCCGGCCAGTCCGCGATGGTCATCGTCGGACCTTGGGAAGACCAGGCCGCGACCGACAAGCACATCGAGCACGATCTGTTCCCGGTTCCTGACGGCAACGGCACCTATGTCTATCCTGACGGCACCAAGGGCTCCAACACCGGTTCCACCGGTCTGTATTGGTGGGTGACTTCGCAGGTCAAGGATTCCCCGAAGAAGCAGGGCATCTATGACTTCATGAAGTACTACAACAGCAAGGAAAACCAGATCATGTGGTCGCTCGGCTCGGCTTATCCGCCGAACAACACGCTGGTCAAGGATTCCGACCTCTCCAAGCGTCCGCTCATCGCCAAGATCGCGAAGAACACGAACCACTCCTATATCGGCATTGCCGGCCTCAAGGGCGGCTTCGGCGATATCTCCGCTTCGGTCGACGCGCTGACCAACAACACGGCCCGCAAGGACACCGACATCTCCCAGCTGCTCAACACGGCTCAGGGCAAGATCAAGGGCTACCTCGACGAATACGCCGAGGACTGA